Proteins co-encoded in one Actinomadura luteofluorescens genomic window:
- a CDS encoding DUF397 domain-containing protein, producing MSIPVSPHTRWRKSTHSGGVENNCVEVADLIGLIGIRDSKNPTAGHLTLTRQHFTSLLTHLASQPSGG from the coding sequence ATGAGCATCCCCGTGTCGCCTCACACTCGCTGGCGCAAGAGCACCCACAGCGGCGGTGTCGAAAACAACTGCGTCGAGGTCGCCGATCTCATCGGCCTCATCGGCATCCGCGACAGCAAGAACCCCACCGCCGGACACCTCACCCTCACCCGCCAACACTTCACCAGCCTCCTGACCCATCTGGCATCACAGCCGTCTGGTGGATGA
- a CDS encoding helix-turn-helix domain-containing protein, with amino-acid sequence MPSGNAPTVRQRRIGSALRKARDHHNLTVATAARRFGRSQGWMSMVENGLQAIAPEELNDLLDLYEIEHGPLRQSLLHLATHKPGKWERAWEGRISAAALDLASLEEEAAEIRNFESSVVPGLLQTPDYTRKLIAVGPAKHNTKVLIDFRLSRQRVLSHPDPPRYMPIIAEAALRNQVGGDPRILRAQLRHLSEVAQLDHVELRVLPSKVSEYLWLITPYTLISLRPPGRLTVSVGDQLNRSIFIEDEDEVSAHEEIFELLLSATLNRTASLALIDEVASQA; translated from the coding sequence ATGCCTTCCGGGAACGCCCCCACCGTTCGCCAGCGCCGGATCGGCTCGGCGCTCCGCAAAGCCCGCGACCACCACAACCTGACCGTCGCCACCGCGGCCCGCCGCTTCGGCCGCTCACAGGGCTGGATGAGCATGGTCGAGAACGGCCTCCAGGCCATAGCCCCCGAAGAACTCAACGACTTACTCGACCTCTACGAGATCGAACACGGCCCCCTCCGCCAATCCCTCCTCCACCTCGCCACCCACAAACCCGGCAAGTGGGAACGAGCTTGGGAAGGTCGCATCTCAGCCGCCGCTCTCGACTTAGCCAGCCTGGAGGAAGAGGCCGCCGAGATCCGTAACTTCGAGTCCAGCGTCGTCCCCGGTCTCCTACAGACCCCCGACTACACCCGCAAGCTCATCGCCGTCGGACCGGCCAAACACAACACCAAAGTACTGATCGACTTCCGACTGTCGCGCCAGCGGGTGCTGAGCCACCCCGACCCGCCCCGCTACATGCCGATCATTGCGGAGGCGGCCCTCCGCAACCAGGTCGGCGGTGATCCTAGAATCCTGCGTGCGCAACTGAGGCACCTAAGCGAAGTAGCCCAGCTAGATCACGTGGAACTGCGTGTTCTACCTAGCAAAGTCAGCGAATACCTGTGGCTAATTACCCCGTACACCCTTATTTCTCTTCGCCCACCGGGCCGACTCACCGTGTCCGTAGGCGACCAGCTCAACAGGAGCATCTTCATAGAAGACGAGGATGAGGTTTCGGCCCATGAGGAAATCTTCGAACTCCTACTCTCAGCAACCCTGAACAGGACGGCTTCGCTGGCGCTCATCGACGAGGTAGCGTCGCAAGCATGA
- a CDS encoding ATP-binding protein translates to MSGELVVLGAVTLPGVHRSVRNARRFLRDMLPPGHPGLDDLMTVGSETVCNAITHTASGDGGWVTVSLLAGEGVHRLEVADDGADGRRPRVKAEDGSESGRGMRVVEALSDRWGYRTDGDRTIVWAEFRSENSSENSDRGLSRGSSTLLAAAFQGGEQ, encoded by the coding sequence ATGAGCGGCGAACTCGTCGTGCTCGGCGCGGTGACGCTGCCGGGCGTCCACCGGTCGGTGCGGAACGCGCGGCGGTTCCTGCGGGACATGCTGCCGCCGGGCCATCCCGGGCTGGACGACCTGATGACGGTCGGAAGCGAGACCGTCTGCAACGCCATCACCCACACCGCCTCGGGCGATGGCGGCTGGGTGACGGTCAGCCTGCTGGCGGGGGAGGGCGTCCACCGCCTGGAGGTCGCCGACGACGGGGCGGACGGCAGGCGTCCCCGCGTCAAGGCGGAGGACGGTTCCGAGAGCGGACGCGGGATGCGGGTCGTCGAAGCGCTCTCGGATCGCTGGGGGTACCGGACGGACGGCGACCGCACGATTGTGTGGGCGGAGTTCCGTTCCGAGAACTCGTCCGAAAACTCCGACAGGGGGCTGTCGCGGGGCTCTTCCACGCTGTTGGCAGCAGCGTTCCAAGGAGGAGAACAATGA
- a CDS encoding VOC family protein yields MTVPAFNTVTWFQIGTDAPEEARRFYGDMFGWNFGADGDGYDLVSYPGAEVPAGGISHEPDASRNHAMFLVLVEDVDAVCDQTVKTGGKVAMPPLTTGKGLKFAYLQDPSGNTFGVFTPPSS; encoded by the coding sequence ATGACCGTTCCCGCGTTCAACACCGTCACGTGGTTCCAGATCGGCACCGACGCGCCGGAGGAGGCGCGCCGCTTCTACGGCGACATGTTCGGCTGGAACTTCGGGGCCGACGGCGACGGCTACGACCTGGTCAGCTACCCGGGCGCCGAAGTGCCGGCCGGCGGCATCTCCCACGAGCCGGACGCGTCCCGCAACCACGCGATGTTCCTGGTCCTCGTGGAGGACGTCGACGCCGTCTGCGACCAGACCGTGAAGACCGGCGGCAAGGTGGCCATGCCGCCGCTGACCACCGGCAAGGGCCTCAAGTTCGCCTACTTGCAGGACCCGTCCGGCAACACCTTCGGCGTCTTCACGCCCCCGTCGTCCTGA
- the aceE gene encoding pyruvate dehydrogenase (acetyl-transferring), homodimeric type, with amino-acid sequence MASGRQRFSIISDGLPSQLPDINPDETREWLESLDTVIKTEGRGRARYVMLRLLERARELQVGVPGLRSTDFINTIPPESEPWFPGDEHVERRIRAYIRWNAAIMVSRANRPELGVGGHIATYASAASLYEVGFNHFFRGKDHGESGDQVFIQGHAAPGIYARAFLEGRLPEEKLDGFRQEHSHPGGGLSSYPHPRLMPDFWEFPTVSMGLTAIDSVYQARFNRYLYNRKIKDTSRSHVWAFLGDGEMGEPESLGAIGLAAREELDNLTFVVNCNLQQLDGPVRGNGKIIQELESFFRGAGWNVIKVIWGRDWDPLLAQDVDGVLVNQMNTTPDGQFQTFTVESGEYIREKFFGDDPRLRKIVQHLSDDDLRKLSRGGHDYRKVYAAFKSAREHVGQPTVILAHTIKGWTLGSDFEARNATHQMKKLTKAELKEFRDRLYLDIPDSALEAPLPPYYHPGEDSEEIQYMRERRAALGGFLPKRVVRAKTLKLPGDPVYSELRKGSGKQNIATTMAFVRLLKDLIKDENIGARFVPIAPDEYRTFGMDSLFPTSKIYSPHGQTYDAVDRKLLLSYKEAESGQMLHEGISEAGSMASTIAAATAYATHGEHMIPVYIFYSMFGFQRTGDQMWALGDQMGRGFLLGATAGRTTLTGEGLQHADGHSPLLAASNPACVHYDPTWAFELAHIVKDALRRMYGSSEEHPNGEDVFYYLTVYNEPYQQPAEPENLDVDGLLKGLYRHKAAPEVASGNGEAPRAQILASGVGGRWALEAQRLLAEDWGVAADVWSATSWNELAREARECDDWNLLNPDADQRVPYVSRVLDNVAGPIVAVSDYMRAVPDQIAPWVHGDYTSLGTDGFGFSDTRAAARRFFNVDAASIVLAVLTRLARHGEIKPETLAEAIQRYQLNAEVSDVFAGGVGSAESNTGGDA; translated from the coding sequence GTGGCTTCCGGACGTCAACGCTTTTCGATCATCAGCGACGGCCTGCCGAGCCAGCTGCCCGACATCAACCCGGACGAGACCCGGGAGTGGCTGGAGTCGCTGGACACGGTCATCAAGACCGAGGGACGCGGCAGGGCGCGCTACGTGATGCTGCGGCTCCTGGAAAGGGCGCGCGAACTCCAGGTCGGGGTGCCCGGCCTGCGCAGCACCGACTTCATCAACACGATCCCGCCGGAGTCCGAGCCCTGGTTCCCCGGCGACGAGCACGTGGAGCGGCGCATCCGCGCCTACATCCGGTGGAACGCCGCGATCATGGTGTCGCGGGCGAACCGCCCCGAGCTCGGCGTCGGCGGCCACATCGCCACCTACGCCTCCGCCGCCTCGCTCTACGAGGTCGGGTTCAACCACTTCTTCCGCGGCAAGGACCACGGCGAGTCCGGCGACCAGGTGTTCATCCAGGGGCACGCGGCGCCCGGCATCTACGCGCGCGCGTTCCTCGAAGGACGGCTCCCCGAGGAGAAGCTCGACGGGTTCCGGCAGGAGCACTCGCACCCCGGCGGCGGCCTGTCGTCCTACCCGCACCCGCGGCTCATGCCGGACTTCTGGGAGTTCCCCACGGTGTCCATGGGCCTGACCGCGATCGACTCGGTGTACCAGGCCCGGTTCAACCGCTACCTGTACAACCGCAAGATCAAGGACACGTCCCGCTCGCACGTGTGGGCGTTCCTCGGCGACGGCGAGATGGGCGAGCCGGAGTCGCTCGGCGCGATCGGCCTCGCCGCCCGCGAGGAGCTCGACAACCTCACCTTCGTCGTCAACTGCAACCTCCAGCAGCTCGACGGCCCGGTGCGCGGCAACGGGAAGATCATCCAGGAGCTGGAGTCGTTCTTCCGCGGCGCCGGCTGGAACGTCATCAAGGTCATCTGGGGCCGCGACTGGGACCCGCTGCTCGCGCAGGACGTCGACGGCGTCCTGGTCAACCAGATGAACACGACGCCCGACGGCCAGTTCCAGACGTTCACCGTCGAGTCCGGCGAGTACATCCGGGAGAAGTTCTTCGGCGACGACCCGCGGCTGCGCAAGATCGTCCAGCATCTGTCGGACGACGACCTGCGCAAACTGTCGCGCGGCGGGCACGACTACCGCAAGGTCTACGCGGCGTTCAAGTCGGCCCGCGAGCACGTCGGGCAGCCGACCGTGATCCTCGCGCACACCATCAAGGGCTGGACGCTCGGCTCGGACTTCGAGGCCCGCAACGCCACCCACCAGATGAAGAAGCTCACCAAGGCCGAGCTGAAGGAGTTCCGGGACCGCCTCTACCTGGACATCCCCGACTCGGCGCTGGAGGCGCCGCTGCCGCCCTACTACCACCCGGGCGAGGACTCCGAAGAGATCCAGTACATGCGCGAGCGCCGCGCCGCCCTCGGCGGGTTCCTGCCGAAGCGGGTCGTGCGGGCCAAGACGCTCAAGCTGCCCGGCGACCCCGTCTACAGCGAGCTGAGGAAGGGGTCCGGCAAGCAGAACATCGCCACGACCATGGCGTTCGTCCGGCTGCTCAAGGACCTGATCAAGGACGAGAACATCGGCGCCCGGTTCGTCCCGATCGCCCCGGACGAGTACCGCACGTTCGGCATGGACTCGCTGTTCCCCACGTCCAAGATCTACTCGCCGCACGGGCAGACCTACGACGCCGTGGACCGCAAGCTGCTGCTGTCCTACAAGGAGGCCGAAAGCGGCCAGATGCTCCACGAGGGCATCAGCGAGGCGGGCTCGATGGCGTCCACCATCGCGGCCGCCACCGCCTACGCCACGCACGGCGAGCACATGATCCCGGTCTACATCTTCTACTCGATGTTCGGGTTCCAGCGGACCGGCGACCAGATGTGGGCGCTCGGCGACCAGATGGGCCGCGGGTTCCTGCTCGGCGCCACCGCCGGCCGCACCACGCTCACCGGTGAGGGCCTCCAGCACGCCGACGGCCACTCCCCGCTGCTCGCGGCGTCCAACCCCGCCTGCGTCCACTACGACCCGACGTGGGCGTTCGAGCTGGCCCACATCGTGAAGGACGCGCTGCGGCGCATGTACGGGTCGTCGGAGGAGCACCCCAACGGCGAGGACGTCTTCTACTACCTCACCGTCTACAACGAGCCGTACCAGCAGCCCGCCGAGCCCGAGAACCTCGACGTCGACGGGCTCCTCAAGGGCCTGTACCGGCACAAGGCGGCCCCGGAGGTCGCCTCCGGGAACGGCGAGGCGCCCCGGGCGCAGATCCTCGCCTCCGGCGTCGGCGGCCGGTGGGCCCTCGAAGCGCAGCGGCTGCTCGCCGAAGACTGGGGCGTCGCCGCGGACGTGTGGTCGGCCACGTCGTGGAACGAGCTGGCCCGCGAGGCCCGCGAGTGCGACGACTGGAACCTGCTGAACCCCGACGCCGACCAGCGCGTCCCGTACGTCAGCCGGGTCCTCGACAACGTCGCCGGGCCGATCGTCGCGGTGTCGGACTACATGCGCGCCGTACCCGACCAGATCGCGCCGTGGGTCCACGGCGACTACACCTCGCTCGGCACGGACGGGTTCGGGTTCTCCGACACCCGCGCCGCCGCCCGCCGGTTCTTCAACGTGGACGCCGCGTCGATCGTCCTCGCGGTGCTCACCCGCCTCGCCCGCCACGGCGAGATCAAGCCGGAGACCCTCGCGGAGGCGATCCAGCGCTACCAGCTGAACGCCGAGGTCAGCGACGTCTTCGCGGGCGGCGTCGGCAGCGCCGAGAGCAACACCGGCGGCGACGCGTGA
- a CDS encoding DUF1918 domain-containing protein, which produces MNGKIGDRLHVHGNVVGQPDRTGEIIEVRGPDGGPPFLVRFDDGHEGLVYPGPDAVIEPRAKASR; this is translated from the coding sequence ATGAACGGAAAGATCGGAGACCGGCTGCACGTCCACGGCAACGTGGTGGGGCAGCCCGACCGGACCGGCGAGATCATCGAGGTGCGGGGCCCGGACGGCGGCCCGCCCTTCCTGGTCCGCTTCGACGACGGCCACGAGGGCCTGGTGTACCCGGGGCCGGACGCGGTCATCGAGCCGCGCGCGAAGGCGTCCCGCTAG